AAATGTAGAGATAAATGATGTGCGTccttcataataattttactttgcAAATTTAAGAGAAAGTAGAATCGTAATTACAAATCATGTTGTCCTGGTGTTTACAGACAATCGCGACTAATGTAAGTTCACAAGCTCATCATGTGTCTAGAGCGAAACGTGGCCAAGCCGTTGGTACTGTTCGCGGTTTTCGTGGATGTACTATATGGATGACTGGACTTTCTGGAGCTGGAAAGACCTCGATATCGTTCAAGTTAGAAGAATTTCTTGTATCTCAGGTAGAACGTCGATATAATATGATAGATCGTCAACCAAATAGGTTTTATCGATGAttatagattaaaatataaaaatatcttacagGGTATACCGGCTTACGGTTTGGATGGAGATAACGTACGGACTGGTTTGAATCGGAACTTGGGTTTTAGTAAAGAAGATCGCGAAGAAAATGTCCGACGTGTGGCCGAAGTGGCCAAGTTGTTTGCCGATGGAGGTGTCATTACTCTATGTAGCTTCGTTTCACCTTTCGAGGAGGACAGGAGAATGGCTCGAAAAATTCACGAAGATTCGGAATTGCCCTTCTTCGAGATATTCGTTAACGCGTCGTTGAAGATCTGTGAGGCACGAGACGTAAAGGGTCTTTACAAAAAAGCTAGATCTGGTATCATTAAGGGCTTTACTGGCATCGATCAAAAGTACGAAATACCTATTAAGCCTGATCTCATTGTTAACACGGAAAATGCAACATTAGAAGAATCTACGGCGAGAGTCATCGAATTTCTCGAAAATCGTAGCATCATACCAAAGATGTACGGATTGGGAAGATCTGTCCATGAATTATTTGTTCCTGAATCTATGATCGAAGATGTTGAAAAAGAAGCACAAAATTTACAAGCGATCGAAATCAACGAAGTAGATCTTCAATGGATTCAAGTTCTCGCTGAAGGTTGGGCAGCTCCACTTAAAGGATtcatgaaagagaaacaatatttacaagtaaacttttctatcctttaatttgttttcttttattgccACTTCTATCTGtgcaaagaatgaaaaatgtcATTAATGTTTCAGTCTCAACATTTCAACTGTCTCACGGAAAATGGCGTACAGATCAATCAGTCGATCCCAATAGTTCTTGCTGTTAACGATGACGACAAGGAACGTTGTCAGAACGTTACATCTTTGACATtgagatacaatggaagaaaTATGGCGATTCTTAGAAAtccagaattttattttcatcggaAGGAAGAAAGTTGTTCGCGAGTATTTGGCACAAATGATATCCGTCAtccttatataaaaatgatatacgaAACCGGAGATTGGTTGATCGGTGGTGAACTCGAGGTAATTGAAAGAATACGATGGAACGATGGTCTCGATGAGTACAGATTGACTCCTAACGAGATCAGAGCAAAGTGTCGTGAGATGGGAGCGGACGCGGTATTTGCTTTTCAACTTCGAAATCCTATACACAATGGACACGCCCTTCTTATGCAGGtacaaattttacaaaatacgaTATACGTTCGATCGTATAATTTCAAATGTATAAAACAGAATAATGATCTTTTAAGGATACTAGAAAACGTTTGCTCGAACGTGGTTATCGTAAACCTGTTCTTCTTTTGCATCCTCTGGGTGGTTGGACGAAAGATGACGATGTACCTTTAGCAGTCAGAATAAAACAACATCAAGCTGTCCTCGAAGATGGTATCTTACACGAGGATACGATTTTAGCTATATTCCCTAGTCCCATGTTGTATGCTGGACCAACAGAAGTAAGAAgatatttatcgtatattatatcgtcccataattaatttattatcatccaTTGTTGATAAATGtaactttttaaaattatactttatCATTCAAATGATTTTTACTTCCAGGTACAATGGCATGCCAAAGGTAGACTAATCGCTGGTGCTAACTTTTATATCGTTGGCAGAGATCCTGCCGGTATACCACATCCAAATAAAGACGCTACACCTGATGGTAATCTATATGATAGTACTCATGGTGCTAGAGTACTTTCGATGGCTCCTGGTCTTCAAAACCTTGAGATTATACCTTTTCGAGTAGCTGCTTACGACGTGAAACAACGGAGTATGGCGTTCTATGATCCCGAAAGACAaagcgattttatttttatttcaggaACGAAAATGCGAAGTAAGTTTGAATATCTTATAACACTTGTTAGATAAATCAATAcacgagaaaaatattgataagatCAGATTATATGaaactatttttaaaattaaatatatttcaatgtttataTCAGATCTAGCCAAATCTGGCGAGAACCCACCAGAAGATTTTATGGCACCCAAAGCATGGAAAATTTTATCAGAATATTACCAGGGAATAAATAACAATTGATGCCTTATCGATTGTTTACGATTAGATTTAGAATAGGTAATATCTTTAACGTATTTATAGAGTATCAGATTTTCAACATTCTTCAATaacaaaatgtaatattacttaatatttctattaaagatGCACTAtaactatttattttctaacgtaagatttaattgaaattgaatTATAGATTTACGAAGAATACTATcgtttctatatttaaatcacttaatctatatttttatagagatGAGCTacaaaagatttcttttcagaATTTTAcagagaacgaataaaaactATCATATGTTTATCACAATGTAAATTTCactgttataaaattatatgagaaagaaataaaaaatacatttataacaCATAATGTGCGTTTCTATCGATATTTACGAAtccataaatatattctttacttatatataaccatatattaaaagaacgaCAATAGAgatcttataaattttcatcagtgaacataaaaatgtatataaattattagccgttgttttatagaaaaatatgaaaataacgaatgtatatatatatatatatgttgtaaataatttttaagaaaataattattcttgttGATAGAAGATAATAGGTACGtctttatatatcattacttatttagaaagaaaatcaataaatcttatgttttcccccctttttctaatatctatCGACTTTGGTacctttatttaatttattaaaggtACGGACATAGAGTATTCTTAACATAGAATATACTTGACAGTCGAAGGATGAAAGAATATGGTAGGTGTATAGGTTTCAGCTAAAGGCTCTTTATCCTAGTTAATTGTCCGTCTCCTTCAAAGGAATTCATTTTAATCTGGAAGATCTGTAATAGAGTGTCCACAAATATCtgaatatacatttatattgtttaaataacgAAGAACTAATTTACCTAAGCATTCGCAcacatttaaacaaaaatattactttaaataTTCTACGATCTAATATACGATACAAAATAAGATccgaatatttataaaatccatgctaatattttaatgatttataaatatttgcaacAGAAATTTTGCAATGAGTATTGCATCATGCAGGatgcatataattttactgATCACATTAAATGACTATAATttacatactatatacataactACTTGTTACTGTgtctaaataaaaagaaaattaaaataatttactattcgtgtttttttttttttttttattacgacaTTTAAATCAActtcaagtttttttttcacaaaacagattttttcaaatgataatGCTTTAAAGTTACctaagattaattaaaaatttatatgaatgataattatactttttcaCAAGTACTTTCGATAAATGATAATAGactacgaaaaaaataaaatatataatctataaaaaaaaaaaaaaaacaaatactttTAACCCACTCAACACTTTATCACACATCATAATCCACGAATATTTAAGATAAGAACTAATTCATGGATAAGGTATAAACTAATTTGGAAGTATATCTATGATTAATACTTTATACAGAAACATTCGTAACGTAGATATTCAAAtctggaaaaaataaaatctattattttttatttcgataacgATAACTCGTTTCCTGAACGAATTGGAAGACAAATTTGACAGTCAGATTTAACATAATATCAAAACGTGCAATATCTAAGAGCTACCGCTAGTATTACGCATCATTAGAGGATTTAATGTTTATAGTTATTTTAACGATatgtttttaatgaatatattcaaaaaacaCTACTAATGACACGTATAAGCACTATAGCGCAATTATATAAGCactattatattgtattgCTCAAACTATGATAAAGGCAATACAAACTACATTACTATGTGACTATGTGATCTAACAGCAAATAAAGAATATGTCTAGGAGGCGATGCACGACATGGCACGCCTACCTTCTTCTTCGGAGTCGGATATTCGAGTGGTTTGAAGAGAACTCTGTTTCGACAAAGTTCTTAAACCACGTGGTCTGGGAGGTGGAGATTGCTTGTTCCAAATAGCTTCCAACTGATCAAAATGTTGAGACTGAGCCAGTGCTGCTTGTTCCGGACCTAAGCCTGGTTGAGAACCAGCTAAACCAGCTTTACTAATTTCCTCCATAGAAGCACTAACACTGAATCGACGTTTCAATCGCTCTTCGACAGTTGATACCGTTATACCTTAatgtagataataaaaagtcGAATCTCTATAGGCTGATCATTCGAtgtaaataaaacagaaataactaaataatacatatacctGTTGTAAGATGACCGTACTTCCGTTGCCACGTATATGTATCCAAAGAAAcctcttttttcaataatcttCTATCAGGACGTTTAGGACCAGGTGGTCGTAAATCTCTCGGAGCAACGTACGGTGGAAGTTTAACATATTGCGCTGGTGTATTATGCAGACAAAGAATGGGCATGCATTTATGTTCTAATAAGTGTAATGCTAATCTCGAACAATCGGTAGACATCTCAACACCAAGAATTGGTACATGAAGCATAATAGAATTTAAAGCAGTGCCTTTTTTCGTATCCCAAACTATCAAACTCTTATCCTCGCTACCAGAAACTGCTAAGGTACCATCACCAGATAATCTGATACAAGTTACATAGCCAAGATGACCAGTGAGAGTATGCAAGTCTGCTCCAGTGTTTATATCCCATACAATCAAATTGGCATCACGTGAACCGGACACGACGATAGACTTGTCAAGAACTGCTACTGCAACGCAAGTGACGTGATCGGTGTGACCGACCAATACCTACAAAATAATTGtaactttataaattttacaaaaaccACAACTTCTCATATCGAATATCTTCGATCTGTTATTGACCTGTGATAATTTGCCTCCAGCAAGCTGCCACACCTTAAGACTCATATCTCTAGAACCGGTAATAAGAGACTGTGAGTCAGGCGTTACTACCAAACACGTAATATCCTGTGAATGAGAAACTTGACGTTTCTCTTCTGGGCCAACGCCCAGACTTATTATTCGAACTTGATTGTCCCCGGTACCACAAACCgtaaatctaaaataatacaaattttacagAAATGTTACAgaatcataaattttattcgaaagacATTAGAATACTTTGATACCTCATGTCTGCAGCTACAGCAAAACATCGTCCTGGACCACAAACAGATTGAATCAAGGTTCCACTATCTGCGGCCCATACTCTAATAGTTCCAGCTCTGTCGGAACTTACAACTCTTCTACCATCTAACATAGCTATGACAGAAGTAATGGTTGCTTGATGTCTAAACGTCGCTACAACAAGGCCCAAAGTTAAACCCCAAACACGTACCGTTTTATCTTCCGAACCTATAACGACATTTGTCTTATTCGTTTATGAAGACATAGATTATAGATATAAACGATCTATTTATACTTACCTGACGCTACAAATAATCCAGACGCAGAAAAAGTGATACACGTAACACTTGCTATATGACCCTCTAACGTTGACATTAATTCATGCGTATTTAATTGCCATAAATTTACTAAAGAATCGACACCACCCGTAACTGCCATTGCACCATCTCTAGATATATCTAAACAAGATATAGGTGAGGTGTGCGGTTGAAGTGATTCTTGTTTTCCAAGTTTTTGTGGTTTCGACGGAGTTTCCTCTCCACGGAAACTCCAGTATGTCACACGTCCTCCCCCAGCAGTGATAAGGAAATCATCCTTTTCAGTAACCTATAcacatcaaatttatttaatttaatctacTCTACGTCGACGTATATCGCAAAAGATTTAGAATTACCTTCACAGACGTAACATCCGCAGAAGGGTTAGCAGGTAGCGTTTTAATGAGTCTACCACTGTGTATATCGAAAACGGAAACTCTGCCCTCTATACCACCAGCAATGGCTCTTCTACAATCTCTAGCAAGACATAAACTTCTAACAGGACCTTGATGTCCTCTTAATGTATGTATCTCCGTTCCAGTAGCTAAAGATCTTAAATAGAGTTTTTGATCTTCGCAAGCAGTCAGCAAAAAGACAGAATCTGCCGATACATCGAGATTGGCTACAGGGGAAGGTAACGTTATGCTGTTGAGAAGAGTAAATGTTTCTAAAGACCATAAGCAGACTGTTCCATCGGTCGATCCAGACACAAGAACTTCTCCTGCTGAATCTACGCGTATAGCAGTAACGGGTCCTCTGTGATGATCAATTTTTACTAATACCTCACCAGTGAGTAAACTAGTTGCAATGATACTAGAATCTTCCCCACCGCTCACAATAATGGAATTATTTATAGCTGCTGTCAACGTAAGAACAGGTGCTATGTGTTCACAAATTCGTCGTTTCAACGATAATTCTTTCATATCCCAAACGATAATGGAGGTATCTTCGGAACCAGTGAGTAAATATTGAGATTGTTGCGTAATGGCTAAACACGATATCGGACTAGAATGacctaaaatataatatttgttataaatcatTCATGAATCTTTTTGGACCGAACGAATATGTGGAAAAAAGATACGTGTTATATAATTGATACCTTTAAAAGTATGTACTAGTTGACCAGACATAACGTGCCACAACTGAGCATCTCCTTGAGGTGGAACAACCACAACGTGTTGACCCGATGGCGCAGCTTCGACTAGACGGACTCCTTGTGGACAAGACAAAGCACGAATTTGAAGAGGTAGAGGAGGTTGAAGCCAACCATTCAAAGGAACTAAAAGAGGTGCGGTATAGCCATCGCACCATGCCATTGCTGCCATGACCATTCTGCTTACCTTTGTACGAATATAAGATCGATTAATGTTACaggtttttttaaattaaatacaaaaaaagaaaataaaaatataaatcccTTACAAGATCTCCACCATCGTCTGCGACTGGTCTTAGCCAACAAATAAGTTGTGCTCCAAGCTGAAGCGGGTCTCTAGTAAGTACGTCGCTTGATTTCCTAACGGCATAATATACCAACTCCAAATCTCTTTCCAACAGATATCTCCTTGCATGttcgagtacacatcgcaaATAACTCACAGAAATCATTTGTACACCAgctaaaagaaaatcaaaagcaCAGACAGCCAATCTTTTGAGTTTATCAACATCGCCAGCTCGTAGCAAGTGAAGCCACGCTTCTTCGACGTGCCGTAGGGTATATGTAATATCCTGCGATTGCGGAGCGCTTTGAAAAGGTGTTTCCTTTGCGGGTGGTTCTATAGGACCCTGCGGTGACTTTTCCTCGCTATCTTCGGTTTCTTCCGCAAAAAATAGATTTGCCAGTTCCGCGTGATACATTCTCGATACGTCCTGATTCGAAAGATATCTCTTCCTAGCGACTTCACGACTCAACCAACGCCAGCCAAACATTAATCTGCCGCTCATTACTCGTACCTTTATTACGTAAATAAACGAACTTGTATATTATGATAAAACAGAAGAAAtctttaatatcataaatttaataatactacCAACCCTTAATAAGGGAGCCAAAGTTCTTCGGACTAAACACCATGTAGCGAAATTATATTGCCCCAATGTTAAGGATAATGGATCTTCTCCTCCCGTGGGCATAATTAACTCGAGAATCTCAGTTTCGGAGAGACCGTAATCTGCGCATGCTAAAAGCGAACCAATTTTATTTGCTGCTCTTGGACCGACGAGCTTTTCCAGATTGTCTAAAGCTGATTCTATATCTGGGAGATTGCATCGCTTGTCAGATAGCTCAATAAGTATATCATTGCTTCTGagtctttctttttgaagTGGAGTCAGCCGTAATGCTTCGGGTGGTACTGTAGTCGTCGCTATAAAATGTATTCCTTGGGGCAAGTTTAATGGCAACCATGATAAAGCAGCAACGATATCGCATTCCAAAGGGTGAAGGCGATGTAGATCGTCCACCATAACGATTAATTGTTCTGACAGAGGTTGTGCTTCGATACCACGCATTATTTGACTGAACCAATTATTCAAGTACAAAGGATCAAAGGAAGCATCTCGTGGAAGATTACCGTCGTTGTTACCCGATAAGAAGCCAATGTGTTCACACAAAATCCGTAGAAGCTCTAAGCTATAAGCCGACTTTGGCGTTGACGTACAGAGCCGTACAACTCTCAAAGTCGGTTTACCGAACCATTCTGGTAcactttcatatattttagcAAGTATAGAAGATTTGCCAGAAGCTTTGGGACCCCATATTAAAATAGGACCATGTTTTTGATCCATTCctaaaacaatttataataataatgatcaatATATTCATCTTAAACCAACATTTTGACAAAACTCACCGGACATCAAAAGTTGTTTTATACGAGTGATAGATCCATCATCTTCTTCGGCGGGTTTTATTTCGCGCAGCAATGACAAGTGCGCCATACTTTCGGCGTAAACTTCCTGAACCATTTTCTTCCGACTTTTAATCTCTGGATCGATCTCTATCGAAGCATTAACTAAATTTTGTAGTCTCTCAAGAACGAATCGTCTAAATTTATTCAGATAATTATCATGGGAGTCGTTGTCTGTGTCTATGCCGTCTGCTTTATAGTCAACCTCAAGGTGAATCACGTTCTCAGCTGGTAAACAAGACTCGATGTGTGACCGGAAGCTCGTAGCACCGGGACTGACCTTCGGAACATCTTTACCAGTCCAATCTCTAATAATAGCCATAATTCCATTCCCATCTTCATCAAGATCTAGAAAGTTATTCGcagatttcaatatattttcgctcctcaaataataaattaaatgcgGTGCAAATAAgtcacgaaaaagaaaatgtaaagatTTACTTAGGCCGTATTCCAATTGTCGTTCCGTCGTACTCTTCAACACGTTTTGGACTTCCTTATTGTCTGGTTGGTCAAGGATTATCGATTCGGCTGCGATTCTTAAAATTTTCCTCAAATTCGATTCCTGAGCCGATTGCCAATCGTCTTGTGCCGTTTCCACACTATCGGTCAGCATGCAAGGCATCGATTCATCTTATCTTGCGGTCACATTGGAACCAGTCAAGTTGAATTAAATCAGAACTTTTATCAAGCTCTACTAAAGTTAACGTCGATCGAACGTAACGGACGAAACAGTATTTTTACGAGCGCGGTAAAAGcgatttataaaatgttctttttatttattcaaaccTTTTTAACTTAAATAAGTAACGATACGTTTTTTCAAAGTGTCTATCAAATATACGAATCCCATATTACtattgtccttttctttttccctatcTCCAACCTCAAAGCTTTCAGTTAAGCTTATAAATATGCATGCAACTTTGATCAACTTTTGAATTAGCATATCAGTTAGTTGAATGCACGGATTTCCGAGGcaacattattttaatagattttccatcacgttttttctttcacgtcAAATAGAAAGTAGCACTCTGTGCGAcgcaaaattaatttagaaagtCCAGTTAATACCGTTGCAactttgagaaaaaagaaatatacgtatatataatatataaaatgacgtTGCGAATACATTATCCCGACAAGTACAgatgtttccttttttgtgAGGATAAACTAAAATCTTTTAGAATTCGAAGTGAAAGAGGTTGAAAGGTGTACAATCAACGGAGGAAGTGAATTGCAGTCTGAAAGTTACAATCTGAATGAAAAGTTAAAAGTGGaagagagaatgtttatataagACGCCTTTACGGTTCTGTAGTTTTTCAACCAAAACTGAGTTGCGCATTACCTAGAAGCTTTCAATGTATAATAACGGCCATCTTGCACATAGTACTCGTTTAGCACGGAACAGCAACCGAGAAGAGCATGGAAAGTTTCTTCCTCGAACTTGGTAGGTACCCAACCTGTATTGTAATCGGCTCCGGCCAGTAGCTTTAAAAATGTTGATAAACGTGAACAGACGTtgataagagaagaaagatcaaCGGATTGATTTTTACAAGCATGTATCCTTTCGAGTATTTGATCGAGAATAAGAAACTCACCAGCAAAAAACAACCTCGGGAATGTCGATGAGAAGcgtttatttcttctaaaaaGAATTCTGCCAGCCTTGGATTGGTATCTGGGTTTTTGCTGGTTCCATATTGCATGTCAACCAACAATAcctatatacaaaatattataattattattattaatttcatttaccaAAATTGTATTACAAATGATCCACGTAATAGCATTTACAGAA
This window of the Vespula vulgaris chromosome 1, iyVesVulg1.1, whole genome shotgun sequence genome carries:
- the LOC127064864 gene encoding bifunctional 3'-phosphoadenosine 5'-phosphosulfate synthase 2-like isoform X2; protein product: MGILTRQKTENQNSAKQTIATNVSSQAHHVSRAKRGQAVGTVRGFRGCTIWMTGLSGAGKTSISFKLEEFLVSQGIPAYGLDGDNVRTGLNRNLGFSKEDREENVRRVAEVAKLFADGGVITLCSFVSPFEEDRRMARKIHEDSELPFFEIFVNASLKICEARDVKGLYKKARSGIIKGFTGIDQKYEIPIKPDLIVNTENATLEESTARVIEFLENRSIIPKMYGLGRSVHELFVPESMIEDVEKEAQNLQAIEINEVDLQWIQVLAEGWAAPLKGFMKEKQYLQSQHFNCLTENGVQINQSIPIVLAVNDDDKERCQNVTSLTLRYNGRNMAILRNPEFYFHRKEESCSRVFGTNDIRHPYIKMIYETGDWLIGGELEVIERIRWNDGLDEYRLTPNEIRAKCREMGADAVFAFQLRNPIHNGHALLMQDTRKRLLERGYRKPVLLLHPLGGWTKDDDVPLAVRIKQHQAVLEDGILHEDTILAIFPSPMLYAGPTEVQWHAKGRLIAGANFYIVGRDPAGIPHPNKDATPDGNLYDSTHGARVLSMAPGLQNLEIIPFRVAAYDVKQRSMAFYDPERQSDFIFISGTKMRNLAKSGENPPEDFMAPKAWKILSEYYQGINNN
- the LOC127064864 gene encoding bifunctional 3'-phosphoadenosine 5'-phosphosulfate synthase 2-like isoform X1, whose product is MNSPRKNGSTEKMDVENEKCNLTNGINKSTIATNVSSQAHHVSRAKRGQAVGTVRGFRGCTIWMTGLSGAGKTSISFKLEEFLVSQGIPAYGLDGDNVRTGLNRNLGFSKEDREENVRRVAEVAKLFADGGVITLCSFVSPFEEDRRMARKIHEDSELPFFEIFVNASLKICEARDVKGLYKKARSGIIKGFTGIDQKYEIPIKPDLIVNTENATLEESTARVIEFLENRSIIPKMYGLGRSVHELFVPESMIEDVEKEAQNLQAIEINEVDLQWIQVLAEGWAAPLKGFMKEKQYLQSQHFNCLTENGVQINQSIPIVLAVNDDDKERCQNVTSLTLRYNGRNMAILRNPEFYFHRKEESCSRVFGTNDIRHPYIKMIYETGDWLIGGELEVIERIRWNDGLDEYRLTPNEIRAKCREMGADAVFAFQLRNPIHNGHALLMQDTRKRLLERGYRKPVLLLHPLGGWTKDDDVPLAVRIKQHQAVLEDGILHEDTILAIFPSPMLYAGPTEVQWHAKGRLIAGANFYIVGRDPAGIPHPNKDATPDGNLYDSTHGARVLSMAPGLQNLEIIPFRVAAYDVKQRSMAFYDPERQSDFIFISGTKMRNLAKSGENPPEDFMAPKAWKILSEYYQGINNN